Part of the Streptomyces antimycoticus genome, GGTGGGCGAGACCCAGGGCCGTGCAGCCGCCGTCCGTGCCGGGTCAGACGGCCACGCGGCCGCCGTCGACCGGCAGCACCGCGCCCTGGACGAAGCTCGCCGCCTCGCTCGCCAGGAAGGTGATGGCCTCGGCGATCTCCTCGGGCGCGGCGGGCCGCCCTGCGGGGGCCTGCGCGGCGAGAGCCGTCAGATCCTCACCCATACCGGCCGTGCCCTCCGTGCGGGTCGGCCCCGGCTCGACGGCGTTGAACCGGACCCCGCGCGGGCCGTACTCGGCGGCCCACGACTTGGTGAGCAGGTTCAGCGCCGCCTTGCTCGATCCGTACAGCGCCATCCCCGGCGCCCCGTACTCGGCGACCATGGTGCTCACGTTGATGACCGCCCCGTAGCCGCGCTCCGCCATCGCCGGGGCGAGCTCCGCCACCAGGTAGAACGGCGCCTTCACATTCAGCGCGTAGACGGTGTCGACATCGCTGTGCGGCGTCTGGTCCGTCGGCCCGAACGGGAAGATCCCGGCGTTGTTGACCAGGACGTCGACCCGGCCACCGCCCAGTTCCCGGGCCTCGCGGGCCAGCTTGCGCACGGACTCGGCGTCCCGCAGATCAGCGGCGACGAAGTCCGCCTTGCCACCACGGCCGCGGATGGAGCCGACCACTGCCTCACCGCGCGCCCTGTCCCGGCCCGCGACCAGCACATGCGCGCCCCGTTCGGCCAGCTTCGCCGCGGTGGCCGCACCGATACCGCTGGTCGCCCCGGTCACCAATGCGACGCTCCCGGCAAGGTATGCAGAACTCATCAGCCAATCCTTCGCTTGTATCACGGGTATTCCACGGGAGGGCGATATCGCTTCCCCCGCTGATCGCCGGCTCATTGCCGTGGCGATGTCCGTTACAAGCGCGGGTGGCCTGCCGATGATGTCGCTCGGCCATAGGAGAAGCCAATGGCGGCCATAATCCGTGGATCGGCCGGTCCGGCACCGTGCCCGATCGGCCGGTCCGGGCGATGCCGCGGCCTCCCGTTCTCATGCGTCGGCCGCCACCGCCTCGATCCCGTGGATCCGCCGGTGGTCGGCGAGGGCCGGGAGCGAGGTGAGCGCCGGGGGAGCGGGAGGCTCGCCTTCGAGGCCGGAGACGTAGTCGAGCAGGACGCCCTCGCGAAGGCCCCACGGGCAGGTGATGAGCCGCTCCACCTCCATGACCTCCATGACGGCCTCCGCGACGATCGCACCGGCCAGGGACTGACGCGCCCTGGAGGCCGAGATGCCGCGCAGTCTCGCTCGCTGCTCGTCCGTCTTGGCCGCGAGTTGGGGCACCCAGGGCCCCAGGTCCTTCCGGCCGAGCATGTGGGGCGCGGGCAGGCCGTTGTGGGGCTGTGGCTTTCCGGCGAGGCGGGCCAGTTGCGTGAAGGTCCTCGATGTGGCGACGCAGGAGGCGGGCGCGGGCTGGGCGCGCAGTTCGGCCGTGCACTGGCCGAGCACGGAGCGTACGTGCCGGCGCAACGCGCTGACGTCCCGCTTCTTCACCGGTGTGGCATCGGGCAGATGGTGTCGGGTGAGCCGGTCGGCGCCCAGGGGCAGGGAGACGGCAAGGTCGGGGTATCTGCCGCCGCCGCAGGCGATTTCCAGCGAGCCACCACCGATGTCGAGGAGCAGGATCCGCCCCGCCGACCAGCCGAGCCAGCCGCGTGCCGCCCTGAACGTCAGCCGTGCCTCCTCCTCGCCGGCCATGAAACCCACGCGGATACCGGTGGCGGCCTCGATCTCGCCGAGCACGGCGTCCCGGTTGGTCGCGTCCCGCACCGCCGATGTGGCGAAGGGGATCAGGCGGTCGACATGGTGGGCGAGAGCGGCCGCGGCACTCGCGGTCACGGCGCCGACCAGGGACCGGACCGCGTCAGGCCGGATCACCCCCTGGCGATCGGTCGCCTCGGCCACACGGACCGGCTGTTTCCACGACGCCACCGGCTCCGGGGGCCTGCCCGGAGCCAGCTCGGCGATCATGAGGTGGACCGTACGGGATCCGATGTCGATCACTCCACAGCGCATATGCCCTGAGTGCCCCACCCGCCGCGAGTTCAGACCTCCGTTGATCGCGCTTCACCTGGAGAACACCTGCACAGGGGGTTGCGCGATGCTCCGGCGGCGACGGCCGGGTGACGACGGAGCGGCGGGGCGCGGGTGAGGCGGCTGGGCTCTGCTACGTCGCGTCCGCTCTGCTACGTCGCGTCCGATCCGCTACGTCGCGTCCGATCCGCGCCGCGACCTCGGCGGCCTGCGGCGGTGGCTGGTATCGCACCACGGGTAGCGGGCGCTGCGGCCGCACAGGCACACGGCCACCGTGAAGCGGTCGGAGCGCACCACGCTGCCGTCGGGCAGGGTGATCTCGACCGGCCCCTCGATCAGCATCGGGCCATCGGTCCCCAGCCGCACCCGCACCGCGCGGTCAGGTTCGTCGTTCGGCACGGATCACCACCAGCTCTTCCTTCGTCTCGCCCGGGGCGATCAGCCCCTGGGCCTCCAGCCAGGGCGCCTGCGCGCGCAGCACCGGCCCGAACGGGATCGTGCGGCGGTCGGCCACGGCCGCCCGCAGCCCGCTCTCCGTCAACTGCGCCACGGTTCGCTCCGTCCCGCTCAGCGCCGAGTGCACCAGCAGCAGTACGCCGTCGGGGCGCAGCAACGGTGGCGCGTCCCGGCAGATCCGGTCGAGCAGCGCCCGCCCGTCGGCCCCGGCCCGCCAGGCCAGACCGCGGCCCCGGCGGGCCCGCCGCCCCGCCACCGGCACATAGGGCGGGTTGGCGACGATGAGATCGAATCCGTGGCCGGCCACCGGTGTCAGCAGGTCGCCGTGGAGGACCCGCACCGGCAGCCCCTTGAGGCGGGCCCGCAGCCAGGTGGCGCCCACGGCGAGCGGCGAGATGTCCACCGCGGTCACCTGGGCCGCACCGCGCCCGGCCGCGACGAGGGCCAGGGCCCCGCTGCCGGTCCCCACGTCCAGGACGGCCGTGCCTTTCGTGATGCGCTCCCGCAGCAACGCCTCGGCCAGCAGCCACGTGTCGTCCTGCGGCGCGTACACACCCGGCGGCGTCTTGAACACCATCAGCGGCGAGTACCCGCACAGGGCCGTGGTGTGCGCGTACGGTGCGGTGGGAGGAGGGTCACAGACAGTCGCGGGGCAGTGTCTCGTTCCAGGTGCGCGAGAACACCCGCCGGTCGCCCTCGTAGCCGTCCAGCGTGGCATCGACGAAGAACTCGGTCTCGCTGGAGCGCAGCACCGTGCTCGTCACCACGCGTACGTCCCAGTCGTCGCGGTGGAAGCGCATGGTCCAGGTCGACTCGCCGCCGACCGAGGTGAAGTCGTCCGCGACCGCGGTGTAGCGCTCGTACGCCCGGCGGCCGACATCCATCCCGATGTCCTCGAAGCGCTGGGTGCCCGCGTCCTTGACGATCTCCAGCTCGGACCGGTAGCCGACCAGGTCGCGCTTGACGTCCCAGCGCTGCTCGCGGGGGTGAGCGCGGTGGTGGCGACGGGGGGCGTTCCCTCGGGCTCCCCGAACGGGCGCTGGGGCCGATCCTCGCCCGACGACGCCCGGCGCAGCGGCAGCGTGAGGGCGCTGGTGGCCTCGTACACGGTCAGCAGCGCGGGCCTCGGCGGGGGCCAGGCGAGCGGCCAGTACGACGTGGACAGCGACAGCCGGATGCGGTGACCGGGCGGAAACGCCTGGGCCACCCCGTTGAGCCGGACACGGGCGCGGTAGCGCCGGCCGGGCTCCAGCGGCTCGGGGTCGCCGATGGTCTCGCGGTGGGCGACATTGAGCAGACCGTAGGTGACACGGGTGGCGCGGCCGTCCGGAGCCACATCGGAGAGCCGGGCGGCCACCATGGCCACCGGTTCATTGACCGACAGGTCCAGTTCGACGGAGGGCGAGCCGAGGATCTCCACCCGCTCGGTGAGCGGGTCGGTCTCGAACACCAGCGAACCGCCGTCCTCCTCCCGCTGGTCGTACGGCAGGTCCGGAGGCGCGTTGTAGGAGGCCCACTTGCCGGCGAACTGGCCGACGGACAGCGGCGATTGCACGGTCAGCGGCTCGCCCTGCGCCTCCTGCCCGGACGATGTGTCACCGGGGGCGCCGATGCGCCGGCCGGTCAGCGGGTGCACGGCGGGCTCGACGTTGGGGGAGGGCCACCGGGGCTCGGCGATCCAGCGGCCGGGCCGCTCCTCGTAGGCGGTGGACGGCGCCACGCTGTCCTGCATCCACGTCCACAGCATGGGCCCGTCCATGACGCCGTTGTCCACGCCCTTCAGCCAGTGGTCCCACCACCGCACCACCTCCTGGAGATAGCCGATGGCCGGGCCCGGCTCGCCCAGGTGCGGGTACTTGTGCGACCACGGGCCGATCAGCCCCCTGCGCGGTACGTCGAGCTGGCCGAGCAGCCGTGTCACGGCGTTGGAGTAGCCGTCCGCCCAGCCGCTGGAGGCCAGCACGGGGCACTGCACGGCCTGGTAGTCCTCGCACACCGAGGCATGCCGCCAGTAGTCGTCGCGGCGCTGGTGGCGCAGCCACTCCAGCACCCAGGGGCGGGCGTTCTCCAGCCGCTCGTGCCACATCTCGCGCCAGCGCTCGCCGACCACCGCCGGATCCGGCGGACATGTGGCGTAGGCGAACATGGTGCCCGCCTCGGCGAGGTTGTCGGACAGCAGGGCACCGCCCATGTAGTGCATGTCATCGGCGTACCGGTCGTCGGTGAACGAGGCGATGACGATGGCGCGCAGGCTCGGCGGCCGCCGGGCGGCCACCTGCAGGGCGGCGAAGGCACCCCAGGAGATGCCCATCATGCCGGTGGCGCCATCACACCAGGGCTGCTCGGCGAGCCACGCCAGGATCTCCTCGGCGTCCGCCTGCTCCTGTCCCAGGTATTCGTCCGTCAGCACCCCCTCCGACTCCCCGGTGCCCCGCAGATCGACGCGGACACAGGCGTAGCCATGACCGGCGATGTACGGATGGTGGATGGAGTCGCGTACGGAGGTCAGATCCCGTTTCCGGTAGGGGATGTACTCCAGCACCGCGGGCACCGGCTCCTCGTCCGAGGACGTGGGACGCCAGATGCGCGCCGACAGGCGAATGCCGTCGGACATGGGGATCGTGACGTGTTCCTCTTCCTTTGTCGCGCACGGCAGATTGCTCACGAGGCGCATAGGGCCGATCTGCTCCTTCCCTGGTGGCGGGGGTGCACGGGTGCCCACGGACGCCACCGGCACACCGGCCGTGTCCATGGGCGGTCGCACCCGGGGCTCAGCCCCGCTCCCTCTCCTGCTCGTTCTTCCGCTTCTCCTCCTGCCGGCCGCCGGGGGCGGTGGCGTCGAAGAGGCGGTTCAGGGCGGCGACACAGCGGTCGTACTTCTCGCGCAGGTCCTCCTCGCTGTCCCCGCCGGTGAAGATGTGGGCGAGTTCGAAGCTGTAGCTGTCCTGCTGGTCCATCCGCGACAGCCGCTGCCCCTCCTCGGGCACCACATCGATCCGCACGCCCGGGATCTCGCGCTCGATCCGCTCGATCTCCTCGTCCACGGGGGCGTCGTGGACCACGCCGTCGGCGAACCACCGGTAGTACCACTTGGCGGCCATCCGGTAGGGGCCGGCGCGGTACGGCAGGGCGGGGTCCTCGCCGAGGGCGAGGCTGAGCATGCAGTGGTGATTGGACACCCCGTCGACGTAGGCGAAGAGTTCGGCGTGCGACTGGGAGTGCCGGGGGTTGATCTCCAGGAGATTGATCTCGTCCGTCCCGGCGTCGTAGAAGTACTCGATGCTGAACGTCGCCCCGTCCATGCCGATCTGCCGCATGACCCGCCGGGAGACGTCATGCAGCCGCTGGATCACGGGCTCCGGCAGGGCCGAGGGGTACTGGTGGCGCAGGAAAGACGGGCTGTCGGGGTAGTCGATGGAGTCCAGCACGCCGTAGACGGTGACCTCGCCGTCGTGGACGTATCCCTCCACGGCGACCTGCACTCCGCTCAGCGATTCCTCCGCGAGGCACACCCGGCCGCCCACACCCTCCATCTCCGGGGGGAGTTCCAGCCGGTCGAGGACGGCCTCGAAGGGCTTGCCGACGCGGCCGATGCCCTCACGGATCTCGCCGACCGCCCTACGGAACTGCTCCTCGTCCTTGACGGAGAAGGCCAGCTCCGAGGAGTACGCGAGGGCCGGCTTGAGCCACATCGGGAAGCGGACACCCTCCGGTGGCTGTGGGTCCCGCGCCTCCAGATCCACCCGGCCGAACCGTGGGCACTCATCGATCACCTTCTGCTGCTCCAGCCGACTCCAGTATTTGTGCTCGCACTTGACCACCGACTCCAGACTCGTGCTGCGCGTGCCGTAGCGCTCGCTGAGAATCGGTATGAGTGTGCTCACCGGAAAGTCCCAGTAGCCGACGATCGCGTCGATGCTGCCCTCGAAGGCATCCAGCACAGCCTCCGCCTTGGCGAGGAGATCCGCCACGGACACCTCGCCGCTCTGCAGATCCTCGATGGTGAGCAGGCGGTGGAACCGGTACCGGTCGGCACCGGGGCCATTCTCCAGAACGGGCTCATTGGCCTCGTCCAGGCCGATCACAAAGATGTTCTTCTCGGCCG contains:
- a CDS encoding SDR family NAD(P)-dependent oxidoreductase, with the translated sequence MSSAYLAGSVALVTGATSGIGAATAAKLAERGAHVLVAGRDRARGEAVVGSIRGRGGKADFVAADLRDAESVRKLAREARELGGGRVDVLVNNAGIFPFGPTDQTPHSDVDTVYALNVKAPFYLVAELAPAMAERGYGAVINVSTMVAEYGAPGMALYGSSKAALNLLTKSWAAEYGPRGVRFNAVEPGPTRTEGTAGMGEDLTALAAQAPAGRPAAPEEIAEAITFLASEAASFVQGAVLPVDGGRVAV
- a CDS encoding Ppx/GppA phosphatase family protein; translated protein: MRCGVIDIGSRTVHLMIAELAPGRPPEPVASWKQPVRVAEATDRQGVIRPDAVRSLVGAVTASAAAALAHHVDRLIPFATSAVRDATNRDAVLGEIEAATGIRVGFMAGEEEARLTFRAARGWLGWSAGRILLLDIGGGSLEIACGGGRYPDLAVSLPLGADRLTRHHLPDATPVKKRDVSALRRHVRSVLGQCTAELRAQPAPASCVATSRTFTQLARLAGKPQPHNGLPAPHMLGRKDLGPWVPQLAAKTDEQRARLRGISASRARQSLAGAIVAEAVMEVMEVERLITCPWGLREGVLLDYVSGLEGEPPAPPALTSLPALADHRRIHGIEAVAADA
- a CDS encoding CDGSH iron-sulfur domain-containing protein; translation: MPNDEPDRAVRVRLGTDGPMLIEGPVEITLPDGSVVRSDRFTVAVCLCGRSARYPWCDTSHRRRPPRSRRGSDAT
- a CDS encoding HemK2/MTQ2 family protein methyltransferase, with the protein product MVFKTPPGVYAPQDDTWLLAEALLRERITKGTAVLDVGTGSGALALVAAGRGAAQVTAVDISPLAVGATWLRARLKGLPVRVLHGDLLTPVAGHGFDLIVANPPYVPVAGRRARRGRGLAWRAGADGRALLDRICRDAPPLLRPDGVLLLVHSALSGTERTVAQLTESGLRAAVADRRTIPFGPVLRAQAPWLEAQGLIAPGETKEELVVIRAERRT
- a CDS encoding ATP-grasp domain-containing protein, whose translation is MDEKNTAEKNTAEKNIFVIGLDEANEPVLENGPGADRYRFHRLLTIEDLQSGEVSVADLLAKAEAVLDAFEGSIDAIVGYWDFPVSTLIPILSERYGTRSTSLESVVKCEHKYWSRLEQQKVIDECPRFGRVDLEARDPQPPEGVRFPMWLKPALAYSSELAFSVKDEEQFRRAVGEIREGIGRVGKPFEAVLDRLELPPEMEGVGGRVCLAEESLSGVQVAVEGYVHDGEVTVYGVLDSIDYPDSPSFLRHQYPSALPEPVIQRLHDVSRRVMRQIGMDGATFSIEYFYDAGTDEINLLEINPRHSQSHAELFAYVDGVSNHHCMLSLALGEDPALPYRAGPYRMAAKWYYRWFADGVVHDAPVDEEIERIEREIPGVRIDVVPEEGQRLSRMDQQDSYSFELAHIFTGGDSEEDLREKYDRCVAALNRLFDATAPGGRQEEKRKNEQERERG